A region from the Paenibacillus humicola genome encodes:
- the ymfI gene encoding elongation factor P 5-aminopentanone reductase: MTVLVTGGSRGIGAAIARRFASEGMNVVIHYHQSHEAANETARTCLRAGAANVMTVSADLRSREQLVRVREKLSQRELVPDILVNNAGIAHYSMLADVSEDEWDDVMSVNLKGMFLCTQLFMPAMITQRFGRIVNVSSIWGISGASCEVLYSTTKGGMNAFTKALAKELAPSGVTVNAVAPGAVDTVMLDNLGAEEKTALESEIPVGRFAQPDEIASLVYFLALPESAYITGQIISPNGGWLT, from the coding sequence ATGACGGTGCTCGTCACCGGGGGAAGCCGGGGGATCGGCGCGGCGATTGCGCGCCGGTTTGCCTCGGAGGGGATGAACGTCGTTATTCATTATCACCAGTCTCATGAAGCCGCCAACGAAACGGCCCGCACATGCCTGCGCGCCGGCGCCGCCAATGTGATGACCGTCTCCGCGGATTTGCGTTCCCGGGAACAGCTTGTGCGCGTGCGGGAAAAGCTGTCTCAGCGGGAGCTTGTTCCCGATATTCTCGTCAATAACGCGGGAATCGCGCATTACAGCATGCTGGCTGACGTGTCGGAGGACGAATGGGACGACGTGATGTCCGTAAACCTGAAAGGAATGTTCCTTTGCACGCAGCTGTTTATGCCGGCCATGATCACTCAGCGGTTCGGACGAATCGTGAACGTATCATCGATTTGGGGAATTTCCGGAGCATCGTGCGAGGTGCTGTATTCGACGACAAAAGGCGGCATGAACGCTTTTACGAAGGCGCTCGCCAAGGAGCTCGCTCCGTCGGGCGTGACCGTCAACGCGGTTGCGCCGGGCGCCGTCGATACCGTTATGCTGGACAACCTGGGCGCGGAAGAGAAGACGGCCCTGGAATCCGAAATTCCGGTCGGCCGCTTCGCGCAGCCGGATGAAATCGCTTCGCTCGTTTATTTTCTTGCACTGCCGGAATCGGCCTACATTACGGGACAAATCATTAGCCCTAACGGCGGGTGGCTGACCTGA
- the yfmH gene encoding EF-P 5-aminopentanol modification-associated protein YfmH: METVAYPGVQETLYREVLPNGLEVVLLPKPGFSKTYATFSTKYGSVDNRFAVGDGSPISVPDGIAHFLEHKMFEEPTGDIFATFASQGASANAFTSFDRTVYLFSATGQINENLETLINFVQHPYFTDENVEKEKGIIEQEINMYRDNADWRVYFGLIDALYHVHPVHIDIAGTAESIRKIDKETLYACYNTFYHPSNMFLFVVGGFDPRNVMELIRNNQAGKSFPTQGPITRYFDPEPETVKLPRKTASLPVSLPKCMIGFKENRPSLAPDELLRTEIATKLMLDALLGSSSPIYHELYDDNLISDSFGHEYNSAEDYAFSVVGGETRDPDELIARFRTAIEAASENGLQETAFERTRRKKIGGYLRMLNSPEAIAGEFTRYRFRGADLFRVLPVYESITLQEANDRLRSHFDWNRMAVSIVAKETK, from the coding sequence ATGGAAACCGTTGCATACCCGGGCGTCCAGGAAACGCTCTACCGCGAAGTGCTTCCGAACGGCCTGGAGGTCGTGCTCCTGCCGAAGCCGGGCTTCAGTAAAACGTACGCTACGTTCTCGACCAAATACGGCTCGGTCGACAACCGGTTCGCGGTCGGAGACGGGTCTCCGATTTCCGTACCCGACGGCATCGCCCACTTTCTTGAACATAAAATGTTCGAGGAACCGACCGGCGACATTTTCGCCACGTTCGCTTCGCAAGGCGCATCGGCGAACGCGTTTACGAGCTTCGACCGGACGGTCTATTTGTTTTCGGCTACCGGACAAATAAACGAAAACCTGGAGACGCTGATCAATTTCGTGCAGCATCCGTATTTTACGGACGAGAATGTCGAGAAGGAGAAAGGCATTATCGAGCAGGAGATCAACATGTACCGCGATAATGCCGATTGGCGCGTCTATTTCGGGCTGATCGACGCTTTGTATCATGTACACCCGGTCCATATCGATATCGCGGGCACGGCGGAGTCGATTCGAAAAATCGACAAAGAAACGCTTTATGCCTGCTACAACACCTTTTATCATCCGTCGAACATGTTTTTGTTCGTCGTCGGGGGATTCGATCCCCGGAACGTTATGGAGCTGATCCGAAACAACCAGGCAGGTAAATCGTTTCCGACGCAAGGCCCGATCACGCGTTATTTCGATCCGGAGCCGGAAACGGTCAAGCTGCCGCGCAAAACGGCCTCGCTTCCCGTTTCGCTTCCGAAATGCATGATCGGTTTCAAGGAAAATCGACCGAGTCTGGCGCCCGATGAACTGCTCCGAACGGAAATCGCCACGAAGCTGATGCTTGACGCGCTCCTTGGTTCGAGCTCGCCCATATATCACGAGCTGTATGACGATAATCTGATTTCCGATTCGTTCGGACACGAATACAACAGCGCCGAAGATTACGCCTTCTCCGTCGTCGGCGGGGAAACGCGCGATCCGGATGAGCTGATCGCCAGATTTCGTACGGCGATTGAAGCCGCAAGCGAGAACGGGCTGCAGGAAACCGCCTTCGAACGGACGCGGCGCAAAAAAATCGGCGGTTATCTGCGCATGCTTAATTCCCCCGAAGCGATTGCAGGCGAATTTACGCGATACCGTTTCCGCGGCGCGGACTTGTTCCGCGTGCTTCCCGTTTATGAAAGCATAACGCTGCAGGAAGCCAACGACCGGCTCAGAAGCCATTTCGACTGGAACCGGATGGCCGTGTCGATTGTCGCCAAGGAAACGAAGTGA
- the yfmF gene encoding EF-P 5-aminopentanol modification-associated protein YfmF, which produces MRLSTSQFERGRIGRIRLHVMPTQRFKTFSISLYAGLPLKEETVTPAALIPFVLRRGTASTPETIAFRERLDDLYGAGFGFDVYKRGDAQIIQFRMDVINDRFVSSNQPLLLSSLKLLGEVVTDPVMEGGRLRPKYVEAEKGTLRKRLEAIVNDKIRYAAERCLEEMCRNEAYRLHPLGRLAAIDEITPESLTAMYRRWLSEAALDLYVVGDTDLEQVKSYVADAFRTGDGEPSAYALPDVVVHPSEVRTVIERMDVTQGKLNMGLRTNTAYGDDDYPAALMFNGILGGYPHSKLFINVREKASLAYYAASRLDGHKGICTIQSGIEFGNYEKATNIIREQLDSMRSGQYSDLEMNQTKAMIANHLRELQDSANEMIGFDFNAVLSGRERTTAELIRQVEAVTPEQIAAVARKTELDTVYFLRDQKEGE; this is translated from the coding sequence ATGCGCTTGAGCACTTCCCAATTTGAACGCGGCCGAATAGGCCGTATCCGACTGCATGTTATGCCGACGCAGCGCTTTAAAACGTTTTCGATATCGCTTTACGCAGGACTTCCTTTAAAGGAAGAGACGGTGACGCCCGCCGCTCTGATTCCATTCGTGTTAAGGCGCGGGACCGCATCGACGCCGGAGACGATCGCGTTCCGGGAACGGCTGGACGACCTGTACGGCGCCGGGTTCGGATTCGATGTCTACAAGCGCGGAGACGCTCAAATCATCCAGTTTCGGATGGACGTGATCAACGACCGGTTTGTTTCGTCGAATCAGCCGCTCCTGCTGTCGTCCTTGAAGCTGCTCGGCGAAGTGGTGACCGATCCGGTCATGGAAGGCGGACGGCTTCGCCCCAAATATGTCGAAGCCGAGAAGGGGACGCTCCGCAAACGCCTCGAAGCGATCGTCAACGATAAAATCCGGTACGCCGCCGAGCGGTGTCTCGAAGAGATGTGCCGGAACGAGGCGTACCGTCTGCACCCGCTGGGCCGGCTCGCCGCGATCGATGAAATTACGCCGGAATCGCTAACGGCGATGTACCGGAGATGGTTGTCCGAGGCGGCGCTTGACTTGTATGTCGTCGGCGACACCGATCTTGAGCAGGTGAAGTCTTATGTCGCCGACGCATTTCGTACCGGGGACGGGGAGCCGTCCGCGTATGCGCTCCCGGATGTTGTCGTGCATCCTTCCGAGGTGCGAACCGTCATTGAGCGAATGGACGTTACGCAGGGCAAGCTGAATATGGGACTGCGCACGAACACGGCCTATGGGGATGACGACTACCCCGCGGCGCTTATGTTTAACGGCATTCTCGGCGGTTATCCGCATTCGAAGCTGTTTATTAATGTCAGGGAAAAAGCAAGCCTTGCTTATTATGCCGCTTCCCGGCTGGACGGGCATAAAGGCATTTGCACCATTCAGTCCGGAATCGAGTTCGGCAATTACGAGAAGGCGACGAACATTATCCGGGAGCAGCTGGACAGCATGCGGTCCGGGCAATATAGCGATTTGGAAATGAATCAGACGAAGGCAATGATCGCCAATCATTTGCGGGAGCTTCAAGATTCCGCAAACGAGATGATCGGCTTCGATTTCAACGCGGTGCTGTCCGGCCGAGAACGGACGACGGCCGAGCTCATCCGGCAGGTGGAGGCGGTAACCCCGGAGCAGATCGCCGCCGTCGCGCGTAAAACCGAGCTTGATACCGTCTACTTTCTGCGCGACCAAAAGGAGGGCGAGTAA
- the sleB gene encoding spore cortex-lytic enzyme → MRNRLVAVTVVIVLLLLGAFTLRHAENGKTAETFSSATLQTGSSGKDVYELQGRLKYLGFYDGKVDGQFGTKTKNSVTWFQWKFGLKSDGVVAAKTKLKLWEATRNWRPTAADLPSSGGQGGSAGGTNLSKSSRLGLSDNDLKLMANAVYGESRGEPYVGQVAVAAVILNRLSSPSFPNSISGVIFQPGAFTAVADGQIWLTPNATAKKAVQDAINGWDPTGGCIYYFNPVTATSKWIWSRPQVKTIGKHIFCM, encoded by the coding sequence ATGAGAAATCGTCTAGTTGCGGTGACTGTAGTCATCGTCCTTCTGTTGCTCGGCGCATTTACGCTGCGGCATGCGGAAAACGGCAAAACGGCCGAAACGTTCAGCAGCGCCACGCTGCAGACCGGATCCTCGGGCAAAGACGTGTACGAGCTGCAGGGCCGTCTTAAATATCTCGGGTTTTACGATGGGAAGGTCGACGGCCAATTCGGCACGAAAACGAAAAATTCGGTCACTTGGTTTCAATGGAAATTCGGCTTGAAATCGGACGGCGTCGTAGCGGCAAAGACGAAGCTCAAGCTGTGGGAAGCGACGAGAAACTGGCGGCCGACCGCCGCCGACTTACCTTCTTCGGGCGGTCAGGGCGGCTCCGCGGGCGGAACGAATTTATCCAAATCGAGCAGGCTCGGATTGTCGGACAACGATTTGAAGCTAATGGCCAATGCGGTTTACGGCGAATCGCGCGGCGAGCCTTACGTCGGCCAGGTCGCGGTTGCGGCCGTAATTCTGAACCGTCTGAGTTCGCCGAGCTTCCCGAATTCGATCTCGGGCGTCATCTTCCAGCCCGGCGCGTTTACCGCTGTGGCCGACGGCCAAATTTGGCTGACGCCGAACGCGACGGCAAAGAAAGCGGTGCAGGACGCCATCAACGGTTGGGATCCGACTGGCGGATGCATCTATTACTTCAATCCGGTAACGGCGACGTCGAAATGGATTTGGTCGCGTCCGCAGGTCAAAACGATCGGCAAACATATTTTTTGCATGTAA
- a CDS encoding FtsK/SpoIIIE family DNA translocase, with the protein MAKRKRKKSSLGTSLKYEVYGILLISVSIIALSGEATVGRSLSKLFGLILGKFYFVIALAGVYVGLAVMVKRAWPTRWTSRKTGLLLLILALALMSSISVMDQKVEPTGGLTAGYIMSQLGDDIRSALLSPPLGQQDAPMLQKPISGGYAGAVQYALLYWLFGYFGAKFILIVMFIISIMLMTGRSYVDLIKMVRQRGVRLYSLFRMKLASRRPAALAVSSQGNAARNQDPVIDDDDFDDDDEDELPPVQPAGRKKKSLFFSWFNETQPKEDDTQAANDQEWMMDDEHSSVLERSKGRSPAAEWDDEQEEEPWTATGGTPSSPVLEQPSADRPPWEDGNEAEMISVGPGSGGGVLPNGQRVVQPVLFEDELGGAGKPALPESEALVSGEEGWPPAAPPRPAAKPYQLPSLSLLSKPPAGSRSTDMSDAHEARRKLEATLESFGVRAKVLDVVRGPAVTRYEVQPATGVKVSRIVGLTDDIALALAAKDIRMEAPIPGKSAIGIEVPNMEVSVVTMREVMETPAFQNASSKLSIAFGRDISGQPIVGNLAKMPHLLVAGATGSGKSVCINGIITSILYKARPDEVKFMMIDPKMVELNVYNGIPHLLAPVVTDPRRASLALKKIVVEMEKRYELFSKSGTRNIEGYNTLMVDNPSAVLPYIVVIVDELADLMMVAASDVEDAITRLAQMARAAGIHLIIATQRPSVDVITGVIKANIPSRIAFGVSSQVDSRTILDMAGAEKLLGRGDMLFLPVGMSKPIRVQGAFLSDQEVEAVVGYTRPQAEAEYKEDLVPEIEEVSPENDEMLDELFDQAARIVLEAKQASVSLLQRRMRIGYTRAARLVDQMEARGIVGPYEGSKPREVLMTIDQFDAGKISS; encoded by the coding sequence TTGGCGAAACGCAAACGGAAAAAAAGCTCGCTTGGGACGAGCTTAAAATATGAAGTATACGGCATTCTGCTCATTTCCGTATCGATTATTGCGTTGTCCGGCGAGGCGACGGTAGGGCGATCGCTGTCCAAGCTGTTCGGGCTTATACTCGGCAAATTTTATTTTGTCATCGCGCTTGCAGGCGTTTACGTCGGACTGGCCGTTATGGTCAAGCGAGCGTGGCCGACGAGATGGACAAGCCGGAAGACAGGGCTCCTGCTGCTTATCCTTGCGCTTGCTCTTATGAGCTCGATCTCGGTCATGGACCAGAAAGTCGAACCGACGGGCGGATTGACGGCCGGTTATATTATGAGCCAGCTCGGCGACGATATCCGTTCGGCGCTGCTGAGCCCGCCTCTCGGTCAGCAGGACGCTCCGATGCTGCAGAAACCGATCAGCGGCGGCTATGCTGGCGCTGTTCAATATGCACTGCTGTATTGGCTGTTCGGCTATTTCGGCGCAAAATTCATCCTTATCGTCATGTTCATTATTTCGATTATGCTGATGACCGGCAGATCGTATGTCGACCTGATCAAAATGGTCCGCCAGCGGGGCGTCCGGCTCTATTCGCTGTTTCGCATGAAGCTTGCGTCCAGACGGCCGGCGGCGCTGGCCGTTTCCTCGCAGGGCAATGCCGCGAGAAATCAGGACCCGGTCATCGACGACGATGATTTTGACGACGATGACGAAGATGAGCTTCCGCCCGTTCAGCCGGCCGGCCGGAAAAAGAAATCGTTATTTTTTTCCTGGTTTAACGAGACGCAGCCCAAAGAAGACGATACGCAGGCGGCGAACGACCAGGAATGGATGATGGACGATGAGCACTCCTCTGTGCTTGAGCGGTCCAAAGGTCGAAGCCCGGCTGCGGAATGGGATGACGAACAGGAGGAGGAACCTTGGACCGCCACGGGCGGCACCCCGTCGAGCCCGGTGCTCGAGCAGCCGTCCGCCGATCGTCCTCCTTGGGAAGACGGCAATGAAGCAGAAATGATTTCGGTCGGTCCCGGGAGCGGCGGAGGCGTTCTGCCGAATGGGCAGCGTGTCGTACAGCCCGTACTGTTCGAGGATGAGCTGGGCGGCGCCGGTAAACCGGCTCTGCCGGAAAGCGAAGCGCTCGTGAGCGGGGAGGAAGGCTGGCCGCCGGCCGCCCCGCCGCGACCGGCGGCAAAGCCGTACCAGCTGCCTTCCTTGTCCCTGCTCTCCAAGCCTCCCGCCGGCTCCAGGTCGACCGATATGTCCGACGCGCACGAAGCCCGGCGCAAGCTGGAGGCGACCCTCGAAAGCTTCGGCGTCCGGGCGAAGGTGCTGGACGTCGTCCGCGGACCCGCCGTCACGCGATATGAGGTGCAGCCGGCGACCGGGGTGAAGGTGAGCCGGATCGTCGGGCTTACCGACGATATCGCACTGGCATTGGCGGCAAAGGATATCCGGATGGAAGCTCCGATACCCGGCAAATCCGCAATCGGCATCGAGGTGCCGAATATGGAGGTGTCGGTCGTCACGATGCGCGAGGTTATGGAAACGCCCGCATTCCAGAACGCATCTTCCAAGCTGTCGATCGCTTTCGGCCGGGACATATCCGGGCAGCCGATCGTCGGCAACCTGGCGAAAATGCCTCACCTGCTAGTGGCAGGCGCTACCGGCTCGGGGAAATCGGTCTGCATTAACGGGATCATTACCAGCATTTTGTATAAGGCTCGTCCGGACGAAGTGAAATTTATGATGATCGATCCGAAGATGGTCGAACTGAACGTCTATAACGGCATACCGCACCTGCTCGCCCCGGTCGTCACCGACCCGCGGCGAGCCTCGCTGGCTTTGAAAAAAATCGTGGTCGAAATGGAAAAACGCTACGAGCTGTTTTCCAAGTCCGGCACCCGTAATATCGAAGGTTACAACACGTTAATGGTCGACAATCCGTCCGCAGTGCTTCCGTATATCGTCGTCATTGTCGATGAGCTTGCCGATCTGATGATGGTTGCCGCGAGCGATGTGGAGGATGCGATTACCCGCCTTGCGCAAATGGCGCGAGCAGCGGGCATCCATCTCATCATTGCGACGCAGCGGCCGTCGGTCGACGTCATCACCGGCGTGATTAAGGCGAATATCCCATCGCGTATCGCCTTCGGCGTTTCCTCGCAGGTCGATTCGCGAACGATTCTTGACATGGCCGGTGCGGAGAAGCTGCTCGGACGAGGGGATATGCTGTTTCTCCCGGTCGGGATGTCGAAGCCGATTCGCGTACAGGGAGCGTTTTTGTCCGATCAGGAGGTAGAGGCGGTCGTCGGCTATACCCGCCCGCAGGCGGAGGCGGAATATAAGGAGGATCTTGTGCCGGAAATCGAAGAGGTCTCGCCCGAAAACGACGAGATGCTTGACGAGCTGTTCGATCAAGCCGCCCGTATTGTGCTGGAAGCGAAGCAGGCATCCGTTTCGCTGCTGCAGCGGCGGATGCGGATCGGCTATACGCGCGCGGCGCGGCTCGTCGACCAGATGGAGGCCCGGGGTATCGTAGGCCCGTATGAAGGGAGCAAACCGCGCGAAGTGCTTATGACGATCGACCAGTTCGACGCCGGAAAGATTAGCTCCTGA
- a CDS encoding YlzJ-like family protein, whose translation MTLYTCMPLELVYDGIKQQPGPFVDVTIGNVRMQLEPLSPGIGKIVRLLECPLDAYLRPELTPGTTIAYGGSGQR comes from the coding sequence ATGACCCTGTATACGTGTATGCCGCTGGAACTCGTGTATGACGGGATTAAGCAGCAGCCCGGCCCGTTCGTTGACGTCACGATCGGCAATGTGCGCATGCAGCTGGAGCCTCTGTCGCCCGGAATCGGCAAAATCGTCCGGCTGCTGGAATGCCCGCTCGATGCGTATCTGCGCCCGGAGCTGACGCCGGGCACCACGATCGCATACGGCGGCAGCGGGCAGCGATGA
- a CDS encoding ClpP family protease, producing MEQPDPGAPERRPGNPVVDTIQQLGQTVTPAAESNIFCMTIIGQIEGHIVLPPQNKTTKYEHIIPQLVAAEQNPKIEGILIVLNTVGGDVEAGLAIAEMISSLTKPTVTLVLGGGHSIGVPIAVAGLKSFIAETATMTIHPIRLNGLVIGVPQTFEYLDKMQERVTRFVVSHSNVTEEKFRELMFKTGELTRDIGTTVIGVDAVKHGLIDAVGGIGDALRELNQYIEERKRAVVPGAGVMPQ from the coding sequence ATGGAACAGCCGGATCCGGGGGCACCGGAACGGAGGCCGGGCAATCCGGTCGTCGATACGATTCAGCAGCTCGGACAAACCGTCACCCCGGCGGCGGAATCGAACATCTTTTGCATGACGATTATCGGCCAGATCGAAGGACATATCGTACTACCGCCTCAAAATAAAACGACGAAGTACGAGCATATCATTCCGCAGCTCGTGGCCGCCGAACAGAACCCGAAAATTGAGGGCATTCTGATCGTCCTGAATACAGTAGGCGGCGACGTGGAAGCGGGGCTCGCCATTGCGGAAATGATTTCTTCATTGACCAAGCCGACCGTAACTCTGGTGCTTGGAGGCGGCCATTCGATCGGTGTGCCGATCGCAGTGGCGGGTCTGAAATCGTTTATCGCGGAGACGGCGACGATGACGATTCACCCGATCCGGCTGAACGGGCTCGTAATCGGCGTACCGCAAACGTTCGAATATCTCGATAAAATGCAGGAGCGCGTCACTCGTTTCGTCGTGTCGCACTCCAATGTTACCGAAGAGAAGTTTAGAGAGCTGATGTTTAAAACCGGCGAGCTGACCCGGGATATCGGCACGACGGTCATCGGCGTCGATGCGGTGAAGCATGGCCTGATCGACGCCGTAGGCGGCATCGGCGATGCGCTCCGCGAGCTGAATCAATATATCGAGGAAAGAAAGCGCGCGGTCGTCCCAGGGGCAGGGGTGATGCCGCAATGA
- a CDS encoding ribonuclease J, translated as MTKKNNQEKLLVFALGGVGEIGKNMYVVQYGNDIVVVDSGLKFPEEDMLGIDIVIPDIAYLTENRDKVRGILITHGHEDHIGGLPYVLKYLNVPVYGTKLTLGLIEGKLKEAGLLGETKRILINPDSEVQLGSIRASFFKVNHSIPDSVGVCLDTPEGIIVHTGDFKFDHTPVNNQYADLQRIANIGSRGVLALLSDSTNAERPGFTPSESMIGGELEDIFRKATQRVVVATFASNVHRIQQVINAAIATRRKIAVVGRSMVNIVTIASELGYLNIPEGMIIEPEEVNKMAADRVVVLSTGSQGEPMSALTRMARSTHRKVDILPGDTVIISATPIPGNERYVGRTVDELFRLGANVIYGPGSVSGVHVSGHGSQEELKLMLNLIRPKYFIPIHGEYRMLRQHAQLAEAVGVEKENIFIIDNGDTVEFQGGTARKGNKVPAGNVLIDGLGVGDVGNIVLRDRKLLSQDGILVVVVTLSKQDGTILSGPDIISRGFVYVRESEGLLEEANRIVTTTLHKLMNDKVNEWASLKTNVKDALGRFLYEQTRRRPMILPIIMEV; from the coding sequence TTGACAAAGAAAAACAATCAGGAGAAACTGCTCGTTTTCGCGCTCGGCGGTGTCGGCGAAATCGGCAAAAACATGTATGTCGTACAATACGGCAATGATATCGTCGTCGTCGATTCGGGCTTGAAATTCCCGGAAGAGGATATGCTCGGCATCGATATCGTCATCCCGGATATCGCCTATTTGACTGAAAACCGCGATAAAGTCAGAGGCATTCTCATCACCCATGGACACGAGGATCATATCGGCGGCCTGCCGTACGTCCTGAAATATTTAAACGTGCCGGTGTACGGGACGAAGCTGACGCTTGGACTGATCGAAGGGAAATTGAAGGAAGCCGGCCTGCTCGGCGAAACGAAACGGATTCTGATCAACCCGGACTCTGAGGTGCAGCTCGGCTCGATTCGCGCATCCTTTTTCAAGGTTAATCACAGTATTCCGGATTCCGTCGGGGTCTGCCTCGATACGCCGGAAGGGATCATCGTTCATACCGGCGACTTTAAATTCGACCATACGCCCGTAAACAATCAATATGCGGATTTGCAGCGAATCGCAAATATCGGCAGCCGCGGCGTTCTGGCCCTGCTGTCGGACAGCACCAACGCCGAGCGCCCCGGATTTACGCCTTCGGAAAGCATGATCGGCGGCGAGCTGGAGGATATTTTCCGGAAGGCGACGCAGCGCGTGGTCGTGGCCACGTTCGCATCCAATGTGCACCGGATCCAGCAGGTGATCAACGCCGCGATCGCCACCCGGCGCAAAATCGCCGTCGTCGGCCGAAGCATGGTCAATATCGTGACGATCGCGTCCGAGCTCGGTTATTTGAACATTCCGGAAGGGATGATCATCGAGCCCGAAGAAGTGAATAAAATGGCGGCCGACCGCGTCGTCGTTCTGTCGACGGGAAGCCAAGGCGAGCCGATGTCCGCGCTGACGCGGATGGCCCGCTCGACGCACCGCAAGGTGGACATCCTGCCGGGCGATACGGTGATCATTTCCGCGACGCCGATTCCGGGCAACGAACGGTATGTCGGACGGACGGTGGACGAGCTGTTCCGTCTCGGCGCAAATGTCATCTACGGCCCGGGCTCGGTTTCCGGCGTTCACGTTTCCGGTCACGGCAGCCAGGAAGAGCTGAAGCTGATGCTGAACCTGATCCGCCCGAAATATTTCATTCCGATCCACGGCGAATACCGGATGCTGCGCCAGCATGCCCAGCTTGCCGAAGCGGTCGGCGTCGAGAAGGAAAATATTTTTATCATCGACAACGGCGATACGGTCGAATTCCAGGGCGGCACAGCGCGCAAAGGGAACAAGGTTCCGGCCGGCAATGTGCTGATCGACGGGCTCGGCGTCGGCGATGTCGGCAATATCGTGCTTCGCGACCGCAAGCTGCTGTCGCAGGACGGCATCCTGGTCGTCGTCGTCACGCTCAGCAAGCAGGACGGTACGATATTGTCGGGGCCGGACATTATTTCGCGCGGCTTCGTCTATGTGCGCGAATCCGAAGGCCTGCTTGAGGAAGCGAACCGGATCGTTACGACGACGCTTCACAAGCTGATGAACGACAAAGTGAACGAATGGGCGTCGCTCAAGACGAACGTCAAGGATGCGCTCGGCCGGTTCCTGTATGAACAAACCCGCCGCCGTCCGATGATTTTGCCGATTATTATGGAAGTTTAA
- the dapA gene encoding 4-hydroxy-tetrahydrodipicolinate synthase encodes MDFGRLVTAMVTPFDESGAVDWEATGRLIDYLIEDQQNDSLVVSGTTGESPTLTDEEKVELFKYAVRRAAGRCKIIAGTGSNNTAHSIHLTKAAEQSGVDGVLLVVPYYNKPSQEGLYQHFKAIAEATSLPVMLYNVPSRTVVSMSVDTTLRLAALPNVVATKECVSLDQVTQLVAQAPEGFRVYSGDDSSGLPALSVGGYGIVSVASHIVGQEMKTMIDAYLGGRTAEAAALHGKLHPIFKGLFELPHPVPNPVLVKAALAFKGVPVGGVRLPLVPATDAELAALKELLA; translated from the coding sequence ATGGATTTTGGAAGATTAGTGACCGCAATGGTGACGCCTTTCGATGAGAGCGGTGCCGTCGATTGGGAAGCCACGGGCCGGCTCATCGACTACTTGATTGAAGATCAGCAAAACGACAGTCTCGTCGTCTCGGGTACGACCGGGGAGTCGCCGACGCTCACCGACGAGGAGAAGGTCGAGCTGTTCAAGTATGCCGTCCGGCGCGCCGCCGGGCGCTGCAAAATCATTGCGGGCACGGGCAGCAACAATACGGCCCATTCCATCCATTTGACGAAAGCCGCGGAGCAAAGCGGCGTCGACGGCGTTTTGCTGGTGGTGCCTTATTACAATAAACCGAGCCAAGAGGGGCTGTACCAGCATTTCAAGGCAATTGCCGAAGCGACTTCCCTGCCGGTTATGCTGTACAACGTCCCGAGCCGAACGGTCGTTTCGATGTCGGTGGATACGACGCTCCGGCTGGCTGCGCTGCCGAATGTCGTCGCGACGAAGGAATGCGTTTCGCTGGACCAGGTAACGCAGCTCGTCGCTCAAGCTCCGGAAGGCTTCCGCGTGTACAGCGGGGATGACAGCTCCGGATTGCCGGCGCTTTCCGTAGGGGGTTACGGCATCGTCAGCGTCGCGAGTCATATTGTCGGTCAAGAGATGAAAACGATGATCGATGCATATCTCGGCGGGCGGACGGCCGAAGCGGCCGCGCTTCACGGCAAGCTGCATCCGATCTTCAAAGGTTTGTTCGAGCTGCCTCATCCGGTGCCGAATCCGGTGTTGGTCAAAGCGGCGCTCGCCTTCAAAGGCGTGCCGGTCGGAGGCGTCCGTCTCCCGCTTGTTCCGGCAACCGACGCCGAGCTGGCCGCGCTCAAGGAACTGCTCGCATAA